The genomic region AGCTGGAGAAATGGATCAAAAAACATGGAATTCTCATAAAAACCTCGGACAGCTAAATTATGGACTACCTTGAGCATTATCTCCGTTTGGGTTGGGCTATCCTTCCCCTCCGGCCGCGGAGCAAGGCTCCCGCCCTTCCCTGGGGTGGTTTCCAGAAAAAGCCTCCCGGGGTAAAGGAGTGGGTCACATGGAGAGTGATCTTTCCCATTCCACCGCATGGGGTAGCGGTAATGTGTGGGGCTGTCTCGAACCTCATCGTAATTGACTGCGATGACAAAGAGGTTGTTTCCCGATTATTGCCGGAAATTCCTTTTGATGCACCCACATCGCAAACCAAAAGGGGATTTCACTTCTTCTTCAGGTATCAACCCGGCATCCCCAGCACGACCATTGAGGTTACGGGGATCGGCAGGCTTGAGATTAAGTCTGATAGATCTTTGGTAACTTTACCGCCGAGCACCCACCCTGAAGGCCACCGGTATGAGTGGGTTTTAGCCCCTTGGGACGTTGATGCTTTACCGGAGTTACCGAATTGGCTCGTTGAGCTTCTGCAGAAGCAAGAGCGCCGGAAGGAGCTCGCCCGCCAAGTAGGTTATGTGAGCTTTCCCCGCCCGGGCCGCAAGCTCACGCCTGAGGCCCTGCGAGAGATCCTTACCCAAGTGGGGACGGAGATCGTCAAGGAAGTTCCAATCGGTGATCGAGAGGCTTTGCGGCTCAAGTCCTGCCCGATCTGTGGAAAATCAGAAGGCAACCCGTGGATTTGGGCTGATAGCGGGCGCCTGCTGGACTTTCGGGCCACCTGTCCGGCCTCCAGGGACCGTGGTGGTCTTTCCCTGCGGGCCTGGCTTAGAGAGATTGGACAAGAAGGCCTCCTCGCAAATTTAGAAGTCGGGGAGGCTGAAGAAGTCTCTCCCCCGGAGGTTCCGGCGGCCTCAGTTGACGAGGCCCGAGTTTTGGTGCTTAAGGCCCTCCGAGCCGGGGGAGACAGCATTATCACGGTGCCGCCAGGGGTCGGGAAGAGCCGGACGACCCTTGAGTGGCTCGCCAAGGAAGGCCCCCGGCCTGCGGTTTATTCGGTGCCGACACTTGGTTTGGCCCAGGAGCTGGCCGAGGCCGCCCGGGCCTTAACGGCCGATCCAGTCTTGGTCTTTGCCGGGCGAAATAAAGAGACCTGCTTTCGGTGGGAGGAGGCTCGGACTGCTCATGATTTGGGTTACGATCCGGGGCAAGTCCTTTGCCCCACCTGCCCGCATAACCCGAAAACGGTCGTCTTCAGTCAAAAATGCGAGTTTATGCGGCAATTCGAAGGGGTTAACAGGGAAAAAGGCCTCTTTTTCGCCTCTCATAAACTTGCCTGCCACTTAATCAAGGATTTCCTGAAAAAGGCAAAAGTTTGGATTCTCGACGAGGAGTTACACAGCCTTGTCGAGGTGGTCAAGTGTCCACTTGATGCCTTGCGCACCCTGCGGGCCGTCTTCCCGGAGGACTCCGTCACGATGCGATTGGCCGATGTGGTGCTCGAAGTGGAGGACGATCTTCACAAAGCTGCCAATGGTAAAAGCCGAGCAGAGGGGCGCATATACGCTCGGAAAGTCGGTTTTGGTCCCTGGCAGGGAAAGAAGCCTCTGGCTCAATGGCTTGGCCTTGATTTGATTCAGTTATCTCCGACTATCCGTGACGAAATTGCCCGTGTGCTCAAAGCTTACCGTAAACCCACGCTTTTCCGCAAAGGTGTGAACCTTAAGGCCCTTCAGTGGATCCAAGAAGTAACCAGAACCGGCTTGGCTTATCTGGTAGCCCGTAAAGATCCCTGTCGGCCAATTGAGCTCCGGCGAGTCGTCAATCCCGTCCCGGAGAAGTGGCGGGGTCGTTTGATCGTGCTCGACGCGACAGCGTATCCCCCGGTGGTGGAACGAGCCCTAAAAAGGCCAGGGGTTCAGGTGCTCGATATTAGAGTGCCCGTTGAAATGCGGACAGCATGGATAAAGCGGAGCGTGAGCAAGACGGCGATTGCAAGAGAGAAAGGACGCAAAACGGCCATTAAGGCCCTCAAGCAAGCTCTCAAAGAGATCAAGGCGGAAAAGATCCTCATCTTTTGCCATCAGGCGATCAAGGCCAAGGTCGAGGAGGTTGTGGCTCAAGATCCCCGGAAAATCGTTGTCACCCATCATTTTGGGGCCGAAACGAGAGGCACAAACCAGTTTGCGGATTTTGAAACGGTGATCCTCCTCGGTTTGCCGGTTGTCAATCCTGCGGCTTACTATGATACGGCTCTGGCCCTCGGTTTGAGCGAACAGGAATGGGAAGACTGGCTTCATCTCCTGGCTCAGGCCGGGGCATGGCAGGAAATTCATCGGACTCGCCCTGTCCTCCAGCCAGGCAAACAAGTGCTGGTGATTGCCCCCCGATGGCCCTTCAAGGAGTGGCTCGGTAGGCCGCGAAGAGTGATCGAACCGGAAGAGGTTAAAGGTGCTCTGGATCTTGCGACCAAGGTTCTCCTTTTGTGGGTTGAGGATTTTGGGTTCGTTTATGTCGAAATCGCTCTCCTTCTGAGCATCGGTCGCCCTGAGCAGATCCCGCCAGTAGAGGTCCGAGCCGAGGTCTGGCAACGGATCAGGGGTGCTTTCCCGAAAGAGTTTGTGCGATTTTTCACAAAGTTGGAATCCCTTTATAGGGCAAGTGGGAACCCCTTGAGCCGGTCGAAACATCCTAGGCCTTCCCAAGAGATCCCTGTTAAGGGAGGGGCAAGGGGTTCCCAGAAGCCCTTTATATATATTCTTAAAGGGCACCGGGAACCCCTTGAATTGGGAATTTCTGGGAACTCCAAGGGGTTCCCACCCCCCTTTAAGGGAAATCTCATCACTAATGCCGATAACAAGATTGAGTTTTTCGATAAAAAGTGGTGGCCGAAACTTTTTGCCCGTCTCCGGAAGGCCCGTCCGGATCTTCCTGTCTTTGAGGTGCAGATCAGGACCAAAGGCGGCCTGCAAAAGACCCGCGGCATTGGTGATATAAAAACTGCTCAAGACTTTTATCGGGCGCTTGGCCGAGAAATTGATTTCAACTCTTGGCGCGAGGTGGTTAATGTTTGATGCAAAAACCCTACTTTCTCTGTTGGGCATAGAGCTTTCCGATGAGGAACTGGAGCAAACCCTCATCCAGGTAGCCCGACAAAGCGGCCAGCCTCTGATCGAACAAAAGATGCCGGACGGCTCCTGGCGCATCGTGGGCGTTGGCTCGATCAAGGCCATGCGGCGGTTTTATCGGCGGATAGGCATGCGGCCCAGGGTTTCTTTTAAAGACTTGCGGGAAAGGTGGATCACGCAATGAAAAAGCCGTGGTCCAAAGACCATGGCCTGGGGGATGAAGATGAGTATGAGACTTGAAGCCGGACTTGAAACTAACCTACTGCAAAGCTCGGTTCACAGTCAAGGCCTTACCTGGTCCCTGGTGAGGCCTCGGAGTGACCTGCTGTTACGCCCCTACCAGGGGAGGGTCCTTGAGCGCATAATGGACGCCTACCTTGATGGGCGGCAGTCGGTGGCGATCTCGCTTCCGACCGGATGCGGAAAGACCATCGTCTTCCTAGCCCTGGCCCGGGGTGTGGTTGAGGCCGGGGGCCGTGTCCTCATCATTGCTCACCGGGATGAACTTATTCGACAGCCAGCCGAGAAGCTCTCCCTGGTGTGGCCCGGAGCACCTGAGCCGGGCATTATCAAGGCCGAGCGGTTTGAGCCGGACTGCCCCATAGTCCTGGCTTCGATCCAAACCCTATGGCGCAGGCTTGACCGCTTGCCCCATGGTTTTGACCTCCTCGTGATAGATGAGGCCCACCATGCGGCGGCGTCAACCTACCGGGAGACCCTTGACCGGCTACTTGAGCTCAACCCGGCCATGAAGATCCTGGGCGTCTCGGCGACCCTCTTCCGCAGAGACGGGGAGAGCCTCCGGGAAATCTTTGAAGAGGTAGTCTTTGAATACAGCGTCCTTGAGGCCATAGCGGATGGCTATCTTTGCGGGATTGACTATCGGGCGGTCAAGACCGGGTGTGATCTCTCCGGAGTGAGGTTTGACTATCGGGCCGGGGATTTTGCGGTCAACCAGCTGGCTCAGACCGTTAACACCCCGGAGCGGAATGAGTTTGCCGTTGAGACCTGGCTTGAACTGGCAAAAGGGCGCAAGACCATAACCTTTTGTGTGGATGTAAAGCACGCCCGGGACCTGGCTGAGACCTTCCGGGCCTACGGTGTGGAAGCTCAGACCGTAACCGGCCAGACCCCTCTTGAAGAACGCCGGGCCATGCTCAAGGCCTTCGCCCGGGGTGAGATCCCGATCATCACGAACTGCCAGGTGTTAACCGAAGGTTTTGACGACCCGGCGGTGGACTGCCTTCTCCTCGCCCGGCCCACAGCAAGCAAGGCCCTTTATGTGCAGATGGTGGGCCGGGGGTTAAGGCTTTACCCTGGAAAGAAGGACTGTTTAGTGCTTGATTTGCTTGACAACTCAAGCCGTCACAGCCTGGTTTCCATCGCAGACCTTGATCCGAAGCTAAAGCGCCGGATTGAGCTTGAAGAGGCCGTGGGGAGGGGAAGTAGGGAGAGCGTCCAGCTAGACCTTGCCCTCGCTTCCCAGATCCTGGGGGTGGAGGAGCGCCAGATCTTCGATCCTTCGGCTTTCTACTGGGCCCAGGGAGAACACGGTTGGGCCGCAAGCCTGGGAGACGGCCGGACGCTTTACATCCGGCGAGTCAAGAAGACCAAAAGGGAAGAGCTTTTTGTGCCTTACCTTATCGAGCAAGAAGGCATCCGGGCTCTCACTTCTCGGCCCGTGGACATCGAATTGGCTTTTGGTGTGGCTAACGGAGTGCTTCGGGATCAGGGGGCGGCAGCCCTTTACAGGCCGGACGCCTCCTGGCGGAACTACCCGCCCACGGAGAAGCAGATTGAGTTTTGTGAGCGGTGGGGCCTGCCCAGGCCCAGGACCAAGGGCGAGGGGGCAGATCTCATAACCCTGGCGATAGCCGAGTGGAATTTCAAAAAATTCAGCTGAATTCAACTGATTAGGTGGCTTTTTTGATTTCGGCCAGGCCGGAGATGTCTTTGAGCTTTTGGCTGGCGTTCAGGTTTCTATTCCAACTGGCCTTCTTCCGAGTGGCTACCTTGTTTTGGCGCACTTTCTTCTTTCTGTTCCCAATCAGGGCTAATCAACTCGAAACTGAATTCGCCTGGAGTGAAGTTAAGCTTCATTTTTCTCCTCCGCCACTTCCCGGCCATACTTGCGGAGAAGATCCCTCATAGCCTCCTCGAGGAGGTCGTTTAGAGGCCTTTCTAACTCTACCGATAAATGTCTTATTTCTTTCAATAATTTCCGATCAAGCTTGGTGGAAAAAGGCCTACGATCTTTCCCCATTCTTTCCTCCTGATGAATTTATAGCCACTTTTTATCTTTTTAGCAAGATAGACCTACATCTTGACTAATTGTTACTATAGGCTTACTATCATCATAGCATGATAGAAAGACTATAAGCCCCCGACAACGGAAGAGGAGGTAAAAATGGCGGTAATCCACACCTGGCGAACCAAGGATGGAACCAAGACCGGCAGGTTGACTCCTCTAAAAGCTATTCAAGCCAAATGCCTGGACTGCTCTTGCTGGAGTCAAAGGGAGGTTCGTCTCTGTCCGGTAAAGCTCTGCCCCCTCTGGCCGTTCAGAACAGAAAAAATCTACGCCCAATTCTTAGAACAAGAGGGAAGGGTTTCGGATGAGCCTTCAAAATAGGCCTTCTGTGAAAATTGAAATCCTGAAACCCTTGAATACCAAGGCCTTTTTTGAAGAATTTTTGACGATCTCTTCAAACAGGTATCTACCTACCTGTTGGCGGAGATCGCCTCTCAAGTGGGCTTCTACGCTGCGGTTTTCAGGCAAAGAAGCCCATTTCTGTGAAAGGACTAAACCAAACCACCGAGGAGGAGGAACCATGAAGGAGAAAGCTTTCCCCAGGTATTACAACCAGGCCCAGGCAAACCTGGCAGAGGCCCTAATCCCTTCCTTTGGGGCGGGAGAGGCCGTCGGCAGGCTTATGGTGGCTGCTGCTCGTGGCCAGCGAGCAGCCCGTGAGATCATGGCCCTGCGGGAGAAATGGGCTGAAGAGCAAGGCGAGGCCCCAGATCACCAGACCGTTAATGTCCTGGATTATCAGGGCATTTCAGGCCTTGCCCAAAACCCCATCCTCACAGACCGGGACCTTGAGGCCCTGGGGATGCTCCTCGTGCGCATCTCCGAACTCCAGGCGGGAAATGGCCTTGCCTGGGAATTCAACCGCATTCAAACCGGAGAGTGGCTGGAACGGTTAGCCTTCAAACTAAATCTCGTCTCCGCCGCGGAGGCTGAGCCGGAGAAGATCAAGGCGCTCATCGAGGACCTGGCTGCCGAGATCGAGCGGATCGGAAAGATCCTCTCCCAGGCCACACCCTGGGAAGAGCCGGCGAGAGAAGCCGCCTGGGAGGTGCGGAAAAGGGCTGAAGAAAGAGTAAACGACCTTATGGAAGAGATCCTTGAAAACGAAGAGGTCTCGAGGAGAAAATTATGAACAAAAAAGAATTTCTCACCCGCCTTGCCGAGCTTGTGGAAGAGGCCGTAGATACCTACCAGGACCTTAACCGCAAGACTTCAGACCAGAAAGAAGGCCTCATCGAAGAGGCCATCTCCTGGGGAATTTGCGCTATTTATCTCATCAGGGCCGTCGAGGCCCTCATTGGAAGGAAAATTTCCATTACTCCGCTATCTCCAATTGAAGAACTGGAAAAAGTGCTTGATGAAGAGTTAAAATCTTAAGAAACAATGTGAGACGCTTGAAAAAAAATGAAACCTTTGTCTCCTAAAAAGGCCAAATTCGTCGAGCTACTTTCCGGCGGGCTTTCCAACGAGCAGGCTGGAAAGAAGCTCGGCATAAGCCGGGCCACGGCCTGGCGATGGGCAAATGAGCCTGAGATCAAGGCCCGGCTTTCCGAGCTACACCAGGAGCGCCTGAAACGGGCACACGGAAGGCTCCTCTCGGCCACCGAGACTGCTATTGAGACCCTGGAGCGCCTTTGCCATCACAAATCAGGCTACGTGGCCGTCCAGGCGGCTAGGTCTATCCTTGACTTGGTCCTTAAGCTTCACGAACATCTGGAGCTTAAAGAACGCCTGGAAGCCATAGAAAAAAGACTCAAAGAGCTTGAAGGAGAGGGCCATGTTAAGAAGAAAGCTTGATACCCTGGAGAAGAAAGTGGAGAGCCTCTCCATCGCTGAGGAGAACTACCCTTCAAAGATTGTGGTTAACCTTCTCAGCTGTAATCATCCGAACAAGAAAGAGAGGCTTCTCTCTCATGCTGAAAGTGCAGCAGAAATCGTCATAAGGGCCGGTTGCGGAGGGGACGAGAAGGACTGCAAAAACTGCCCTTACTACGCATTCCAGGGTGTCAATCGTCTTCGATTTGGCTGACTAGCCGGGAGCTTAGCCAGCAGTAAAGAGATTTAACCGGTATGACGTAAGACCTCTGCCCAAGCTTGACATATTCCAGGTCTCCTGCCTTTAATGCCCGATAGACCAGGTCAGGATGGCGGTCTAAAACTTCTGCTATATTTACTGGCTTCCAGAACCGCTTATGGCCAAAGTTTCTCTGGAACCAGGTATCAAACCAATCAGGGATGATGATGTCTTCAGAGAAGCCCTTTTTTTGGTAGGTCTTTTTCTGAGGAGCCTTGATTTTGAGCTTGAGCCTCTTCGGCATGAATGAATACTTATCTGCTACCTTGCCTAGGCACAAGGTAAATCATCCGGGTAAGGGGCCAATTTTCGCTCTCAGGTGGGGAATAGGTGGGGAAAAATGCTAGGTGAGGGAAACCCGCTTTCTGAAACCCTTGAAATTATTGGTGCCCCCGGGAGGACTCGAACCCCCAACCAACGGCTTAGAAGGCCGCTGCTCTATCCGGTTGAGCTACGGGGGCACCTTGTATTCTTTAATTTAGCCTTTTTTTTAGGAAGGGCAAGAGTGAGTTTATTCTTCGATTTTGATTACCGGCTGCGGAGCCCTTATGATCTCGCGAATCTTTTCTATTTCTTCGGGAAGATCCGGATCAGCTTGGCAAACAGGGCATTGCTTGACGTGTCTTTCTATTAGCTCCATCATACGGGCCGGCGCCAGAGCGTCCTCTTTTACCATTTGATACCAGTCTCTGGCTAGTCTTTTAAGCCTCTGGCACTGCATTTACCTTCTCCTATTCAAAGTTTACATCGTTGTGGATAATAGATTTCTTTCTTTCTGACAACACATATCGAGCTGATTTTTGAAAAAGTAAAATCTCAAAGAAATGATTATCAAATCTTTCTAGATTTTTCTTTAAGAATTTTGGTCAGGTTTTGAAAAGTTAAAAGTGTTCAAAAGAAATGTTAAGGGGCTTTAGGAACAATTCCTATATATAATCTTATAGAGATTTTACTAAAAAATATTAAAATATTTGCTTTTTTATATAAAGTTTTGTATTATTTCTTTTAGAAATACACCCTAATACCTCCTCTATTTTAATAACGGGCGCGCTAGTCGCGCCCCTTCTCCATTGGCAAAAATGTCTTTTTTCTTTATATTGCGTCTAAAATAAGGGAGGTTTTATGATCAGGCTTGGGCAAAAAGTAGGTCTTAAATGTCGTAATTGTGCTGGTGAACTTTATTTAGTTAGGACCTGACGCCGTATTGCTCTCCGTTGTGAGAGCTGTGGGAATTCTTTCAGCGTGAGGGAATATTATGACGAATTAACCCCTGAACTTGAAGAATTATTTTATAATATTCGCTGTGACCGTTTTTTATAAACTTTAGGAGGCGAACATGAAAGAGTTTAACGTAGCCGTAGTGGGGGCCACTGGAGCGGTGGGAAGAATGATGCTTCAGGTGCTTGAGGAAAGGAACTTTCCCGTTAAAAACCTACGCCTTTTTGCTTCAGAAAGATCTCGTGGTTTAAAAATCCCTTTCAAAGGCGAAGAAATAGAAGTTGAAGTTTTGGGCGAACAAAAAAGTTTTTCCGGTATAGACATAGCCCTTTTCTCAGCCGGGGCTTCGCGTAGCCTGGAATACGCCCCTAAATTTGCCGCTGACGGCGCCGTAGTGGTTGACAACTCCAGTGCTTGGCGTATGGACCCTCAAGTTCCCCTCGTAGTGCCAGAGGTTAATCCTCACGCGGTAGCGGATTACAAAAATAAGGGCATAATTGCCAATCCCAATTGTTCAACCATTCAGATGGTTGTGGCCTTAAAACCCCTTTACGATTTTAGCCGTATTAAGCGGGTGGTGGTTTCTACATATCAGGCGGTATCCGGGGCCGGGCAGAAGGCTATAAACGAACTTATGGATCAGACCAAGGCCTGGTGTAAAGGAGAGACACTTCCTGAGCCTCAGGTTTTCCCTCACCAGATTGCCTTTAATTGTCTGCCGCACATAGATGTTTTTTTAGATAATGGCTACACCAAAGAAGAGATGAAAATGGTAAATGAGACCAAAAAAATTATGGAAGACGAAAAAATCGGCGTTACCGCTACCACGGTGAGAGTGCCGGTGTTTTACGGGCACGCCGAGGCGGTAAATATTGAAACCGAAAAGAAGATCTCCGCTGAGAAAGCAAGGGAACTTCTTAGCAATTTTCCTGGCATCGTGGTTATAGACGAGCCTGGCGAGAAGAAATATCCTCTACAGATTGAAATTGCCGGCCGGGACGAAGTTTTCGTTGGCCGCATTCGCGAAGATGAATCCATTGAAAACGGTTTGAACCTATGGGTAGTGGCGGATAATCTCCGCAAAGGAGCAGCTACCAACGCGGTTCAAATCGCCGAGCTTTTGGCCGAGAAATACCTTTAAATGCTTCTGGAATTAAGGCTTAAGAACTTCGTTTTAATAGAAGAGGCCCGACTCAGTTTTGAGCCGGGCTTTGTTGTTTTTACCGGTGAGACGGGGACAGGCAAATCCCTTTTAATAAAAAGTCTAAAACTCGCCCTTGGGGCGCGCAGCAGCCCGGGCCTTATTAGGCCAGGAGCTAAAGAGGCCATCCTTGAAGCCGTAGTCTCAGCTGACGAGAGAACGAAAAGACACCTTGAAAAATTTGGCCTTGAGCCTACTCATGAATTAATTATAAGGCGAGTCATTACTCCTGACCGCTCCCGGGCCTATCTTAACGGTTCTCCAGTTACCCTTCAGATGCTTTCAGAAATTTTAAGTGATCTCGTAGTCATTGCTGGCCAGCACGAGTATCAGACACTTAACAAGCCTGAAGAACGCCTTCTTACCATTGATACCTTTGGCGAACTATTTTCTTTAAGAAAAGCTTACGAAGAGGCCTATCTTGACTTTCGTCAAAAACTAGAAAAGCTCCAATCCCTTCAAGAAAAGGTAAAAAACGCCTTAAAAGAAGAAGACTTCCTTAAGTTTCAACTGCAGGAAATAGAGGCTGTCTCCCCTGAGCCGGGAGAAGATATAGAGATAGAAGAAAAGCTAAAGCGCCTCAAAAACCTGGCCCGCTTGAAAGATCTTGCCA from Thermodesulfatator indicus DSM 15286 harbors:
- a CDS encoding aspartate-semialdehyde dehydrogenase, whose product is MKEFNVAVVGATGAVGRMMLQVLEERNFPVKNLRLFASERSRGLKIPFKGEEIEVEVLGEQKSFSGIDIALFSAGASRSLEYAPKFAADGAVVVDNSSAWRMDPQVPLVVPEVNPHAVADYKNKGIIANPNCSTIQMVVALKPLYDFSRIKRVVVSTYQAVSGAGQKAINELMDQTKAWCKGETLPEPQVFPHQIAFNCLPHIDVFLDNGYTKEEMKMVNETKKIMEDEKIGVTATTVRVPVFYGHAEAVNIETEKKISAEKARELLSNFPGIVVIDEPGEKKYPLQIEIAGRDEVFVGRIREDESIENGLNLWVVADNLRKGAATNAVQIAELLAEKYL
- a CDS encoding bifunctional DNA primase/polymerase — encoded protein: MDYLEHYLRLGWAILPLRPRSKAPALPWGGFQKKPPGVKEWVTWRVIFPIPPHGVAVMCGAVSNLIVIDCDDKEVVSRLLPEIPFDAPTSQTKRGFHFFFRYQPGIPSTTIEVTGIGRLEIKSDRSLVTLPPSTHPEGHRYEWVLAPWDVDALPELPNWLVELLQKQERRKELARQVGYVSFPRPGRKLTPEALREILTQVGTEIVKEVPIGDREALRLKSCPICGKSEGNPWIWADSGRLLDFRATCPASRDRGGLSLRAWLREIGQEGLLANLEVGEAEEVSPPEVPAASVDEARVLVLKALRAGGDSIITVPPGVGKSRTTLEWLAKEGPRPAVYSVPTLGLAQELAEAARALTADPVLVFAGRNKETCFRWEEARTAHDLGYDPGQVLCPTCPHNPKTVVFSQKCEFMRQFEGVNREKGLFFASHKLACHLIKDFLKKAKVWILDEELHSLVEVVKCPLDALRTLRAVFPEDSVTMRLADVVLEVEDDLHKAANGKSRAEGRIYARKVGFGPWQGKKPLAQWLGLDLIQLSPTIRDEIARVLKAYRKPTLFRKGVNLKALQWIQEVTRTGLAYLVARKDPCRPIELRRVVNPVPEKWRGRLIVLDATAYPPVVERALKRPGVQVLDIRVPVEMRTAWIKRSVSKTAIAREKGRKTAIKALKQALKEIKAEKILIFCHQAIKAKVEEVVAQDPRKIVVTHHFGAETRGTNQFADFETVILLGLPVVNPAAYYDTALALGLSEQEWEDWLHLLAQAGAWQEIHRTRPVLQPGKQVLVIAPRWPFKEWLGRPRRVIEPEEVKGALDLATKVLLLWVEDFGFVYVEIALLLSIGRPEQIPPVEVRAEVWQRIRGAFPKEFVRFFTKLESLYRASGNPLSRSKHPRPSQEIPVKGGARGSQKPFIYILKGHREPLELGISGNSKGFPPPFKGNLITNADNKIEFFDKKWWPKLFARLRKARPDLPVFEVQIRTKGGLQKTRGIGDIKTAQDFYRALGREIDFNSWREVVNV
- a CDS encoding dual CXXC motif small (seleno)protein; translation: MIRLGQKVGLKCRNCAGELYLVRTURRIALRCESCGNSFSVREYYDELTPELEELFYNIRCDRFL
- a CDS encoding helix-turn-helix domain-containing protein, encoding MKPLSPKKAKFVELLSGGLSNEQAGKKLGISRATAWRWANEPEIKARLSELHQERLKRAHGRLLSATETAIETLERLCHHKSGYVAVQAARSILDLVLKLHEHLELKERLEAIEKRLKELEGEGHVKKKA
- a CDS encoding DEAD/DEAH box helicase translates to MRLEAGLETNLLQSSVHSQGLTWSLVRPRSDLLLRPYQGRVLERIMDAYLDGRQSVAISLPTGCGKTIVFLALARGVVEAGGRVLIIAHRDELIRQPAEKLSLVWPGAPEPGIIKAERFEPDCPIVLASIQTLWRRLDRLPHGFDLLVIDEAHHAAASTYRETLDRLLELNPAMKILGVSATLFRRDGESLREIFEEVVFEYSVLEAIADGYLCGIDYRAVKTGCDLSGVRFDYRAGDFAVNQLAQTVNTPERNEFAVETWLELAKGRKTITFCVDVKHARDLAETFRAYGVEAQTVTGQTPLEERRAMLKAFARGEIPIITNCQVLTEGFDDPAVDCLLLARPTASKALYVQMVGRGLRLYPGKKDCLVLDLLDNSSRHSLVSIADLDPKLKRRIELEEAVGRGSRESVQLDLALASQILGVEERQIFDPSAFYWAQGEHGWAASLGDGRTLYIRRVKKTKREELFVPYLIEQEGIRALTSRPVDIELAFGVANGVLRDQGAAALYRPDASWRNYPPTEKQIEFCERWGLPRPRTKGEGADLITLAIAEWNFKKFS
- a CDS encoding ribbon-helix-helix domain-containing protein; the encoded protein is MGKDRRPFSTKLDRKLLKEIRHLSVELERPLNDLLEEAMRDLLRKYGREVAEEKNEA